From the Rhodoferax mekongensis genome, one window contains:
- a CDS encoding bile acid:sodium symporter family protein, whose translation MQRPRFLPDDFTLVLIGVVTLASLFPAQGAVAQAFEWITTAAIALLFFMHGAKLSRANVVAGLSHWRLHLLVLGFTFGLFPLLGLLLKPVFAWTLSPELAVGMLFLCTLPATVQSAIAFTAMARGNVAAAVCSASASSLIGVFVTPLLVSWFVVPGGLSGGSALDAVIHIMEQLLLPFALGQLLQPLVGVFVKRHAATLKMVDQSSILLVVYTAFSAAVIEGLWSHVPLPMLLALTVACCVLLALVLAATTWGSRKLGFIKEDEITIVFCGSKKSLASGVPMAKVLFAAPQVGMMLLPLMIFHQIQLMVCAVLAQRYEKRVD comes from the coding sequence ATGCAACGCCCCCGCTTTCTCCCTGATGACTTCACCCTGGTCCTGATCGGCGTAGTCACGCTGGCAAGTCTGTTCCCCGCCCAAGGTGCGGTGGCCCAGGCATTTGAATGGATCACCACCGCCGCCATTGCCCTGCTGTTTTTCATGCATGGCGCCAAGCTCTCCCGCGCCAACGTGGTGGCGGGCCTGAGCCATTGGCGGCTGCATCTACTGGTGCTGGGCTTTACCTTCGGGCTGTTCCCGCTGCTGGGGCTGCTGCTCAAGCCGGTGTTCGCCTGGACGCTGAGCCCCGAGCTGGCGGTGGGCATGCTGTTTTTGTGCACCTTGCCTGCCACGGTGCAGTCGGCCATTGCATTCACTGCCATGGCGCGCGGCAATGTGGCGGCGGCTGTGTGCAGCGCGTCGGCTTCCAGCCTGATTGGTGTGTTTGTCACGCCCCTGCTGGTGAGCTGGTTTGTGGTGCCCGGTGGCTTGTCAGGTGGCAGCGCGCTGGATGCGGTGATCCATATCATGGAGCAACTGCTGCTGCCCTTTGCGCTGGGCCAGTTGTTGCAGCCGCTGGTGGGCGTCTTTGTAAAGCGCCATGCCGCCACGCTCAAGATGGTGGACCAAAGCTCCATCCTGCTGGTGGTGTACACCGCCTTCAGCGCGGCGGTGATCGAGGGCTTGTGGAGCCACGTGCCCTTGCCCATGCTGTTGGCCCTTACTGTGGCGTGCTGCGTGCTGCTGGCGCTGGTGTTGGCCGCCACCACCTGGGGAAGCCGCAAGCTGGGCTTCATCAAAGAAGACGAAATCACCATCGTCTTTTGCGGCTCCAAAAAGAGCCTTGCCAGCGGCGTCCCCATGGCCAAGGTGCTGTTCGCAGCCCCGCAAGTGGGCATGATGCTGCTGCCCCTCATGATCTTCCACCAGATCCAGCTCATGGTCTGCGCGGTATTGGCGCAGCGCTATGAGAAGCGGGTGGATTGA
- a CDS encoding 2Fe-2S iron-sulfur cluster-binding protein, whose product MTIPHSSDLPAVKHHVSVLPDGLHFASNGVDSVLESGLRAGVELPSSCRNGTCRECMCRLVSGKVRYRIDWPGLSADEKDEGWFLPCVAIAQSDLLIEQPFAQAR is encoded by the coding sequence ATGACCATCCCACATAGTTCCGATTTACCTGCCGTAAAGCATCACGTATCCGTGCTGCCGGACGGTTTGCATTTTGCAAGCAATGGGGTGGACAGTGTGCTGGAGTCGGGTCTTCGCGCGGGAGTGGAGTTGCCAAGCTCCTGCCGCAATGGCACCTGCCGCGAATGCATGTGCCGGCTGGTATCGGGCAAGGTGCGTTACCGGATTGACTGGCCGGGCCTCAGTGCCGATGAAAAGGACGAGGGCTGGTTCCTTCCCTGCGTGGCCATTGCCCAATCGGATCTGCTGATCGAACAGCCTTTCGCGCAAGCACGCTGA
- a CDS encoding beta-ketoacyl-ACP synthase III, which translates to MHRVAISSTGIFTPPEVITNAELVASYNAYAALQNARHADEIAAGTRVALTDSSVEFIEKASGIQRRYVMEKTGVLDPERMRPHFTPRPDTEISLMAEIAVKACQDALTAAGKTAADVDGVICASANMQRPYPAMAIEIQTALGVQGYGFDMNVACSSATFALEQAVNAVRCGSARAVLVVNPEITSAHQAWIDRDCHFIFGDVCTAILVERLDLAPAGSFEVLGTKLLSTFSNNIRNNNGFMSRSEDRDPDDRDQLFRQEGRKVFKEVCPMAAEHIEQHLKSLDLTPQQVRRFWLHQANLGMNQLIAKKLLGRDATVDDAPVILDEFANTASAGSIISFHRHHADIAAGEVGVICSFGAGYSIGSVVVKRL; encoded by the coding sequence ATGCATCGCGTCGCCATCAGCAGCACCGGAATCTTCACCCCGCCCGAGGTCATTACCAATGCGGAATTGGTGGCCTCGTACAACGCCTATGCGGCCTTGCAGAACGCCCGCCACGCTGACGAGATTGCTGCGGGCACCCGGGTAGCACTCACGGACTCCAGCGTGGAGTTCATTGAAAAGGCCTCCGGCATCCAGCGCCGCTATGTGATGGAAAAAACCGGTGTGCTGGACCCTGAGCGCATGCGCCCGCACTTCACACCCCGGCCTGACACCGAGATTTCGCTGATGGCCGAAATTGCGGTCAAGGCCTGCCAGGACGCACTCACCGCTGCCGGCAAAACCGCAGCCGATGTGGACGGTGTGATTTGCGCCAGCGCCAACATGCAGCGCCCCTACCCGGCCATGGCCATCGAGATTCAGACGGCATTGGGTGTGCAGGGCTACGGTTTTGACATGAACGTGGCCTGCTCTTCCGCCACCTTTGCGCTGGAGCAAGCGGTGAACGCCGTGCGCTGCGGCAGCGCCCGCGCGGTGCTGGTGGTGAACCCCGAGATCACATCCGCCCACCAAGCCTGGATAGACCGCGACTGCCACTTCATCTTCGGCGATGTGTGCACGGCCATTCTGGTGGAGCGCCTGGACCTGGCACCCGCCGGCAGCTTTGAGGTGCTTGGCACCAAGCTGCTAAGCACTTTCAGCAACAACATCCGCAACAACAACGGCTTCATGTCGCGCTCGGAGGACCGTGACCCGGACGACCGTGATCAGCTCTTCCGCCAGGAGGGCCGCAAAGTGTTCAAAGAGGTGTGTCCCATGGCGGCCGAGCACATCGAGCAGCACCTGAAATCTCTGGACCTCACGCCGCAGCAGGTGCGACGTTTCTGGTTGCACCAGGCCAACCTGGGCATGAACCAGCTGATTGCCAAAAAACTCTTGGGGCGGGACGCTACGGTGGACGATGCGCCGGTGATTCTGGACGAATTCGCCAACACGGCGTCGGCGGGCTCCATCATCTCTTTCCACCGCCACCACGCTGACATTGCAGCGGGTGAGGTGGGAGTGATCTGCTCGTTCGGAGCAGGCTACTCCATCGGTAGCGTGGTGGTGAAGCGCCTGTAA
- the ahr gene encoding NADPH-dependent aldehyde reductase Ahr, with translation MTTFRGWAAPGKSADLQRLDYDPGTMGAEEVEIAVEYCGICHSDLAMVDSEWFPVSYPVVPGHEVVGTIVAVGPQVKGRSVGQRVGLGWHSNSCQHCRFCQGGEQNLCATRQPTIIGRHGGFADKVRSHWSWALPIPEGLDPAAAGPLMCGGGTAFLPFVINDIKPTDRVGVVGIGGLGHLAVKFAKAWGCDVTAFTSSPSKREEALALGAHRTVSSVDVKELKAFAGQLDFLLVTVGASLEWDALLGTLAPKGRMHMVGVVTEAMKLRTGSLLSWQRSISASPTPSPVTLMKMMDFCARHGIAPQVEHFPMSRVNDAVAHLRSGNARYRVVLDADFA, from the coding sequence ATGACTACATTTCGCGGCTGGGCAGCCCCCGGCAAAAGTGCTGATCTGCAACGGCTGGACTACGACCCCGGCACCATGGGCGCTGAAGAGGTGGAGATCGCGGTGGAGTACTGCGGCATCTGCCACTCCGACCTCGCCATGGTCGACAGCGAGTGGTTTCCGGTGAGCTACCCGGTCGTGCCCGGGCATGAGGTGGTGGGCACCATCGTGGCGGTGGGGCCGCAGGTTAAGGGGCGCAGTGTGGGGCAGCGTGTGGGCCTGGGCTGGCACAGCAACAGTTGCCAGCACTGCCGCTTCTGCCAGGGGGGCGAGCAAAACCTGTGCGCCACGCGTCAGCCCACCATCATCGGCCGCCATGGTGGTTTTGCCGACAAGGTGCGTTCGCACTGGAGCTGGGCCTTGCCCATTCCCGAGGGGCTGGACCCCGCGGCTGCCGGCCCGCTGATGTGCGGTGGTGGTACAGCGTTTTTGCCCTTTGTGATCAACGACATCAAACCCACCGACCGCGTGGGCGTGGTGGGCATAGGCGGGCTGGGTCATCTGGCCGTCAAGTTCGCCAAAGCCTGGGGTTGTGATGTGACCGCGTTCACCTCCAGCCCCTCCAAGCGGGAAGAGGCGCTCGCGCTGGGTGCGCACCGCACGGTGTCAAGTGTGGATGTGAAAGAACTTAAGGCCTTTGCAGGCCAACTGGACTTTTTGCTGGTCACGGTGGGTGCCAGCCTGGAGTGGGATGCACTGCTCGGCACGCTGGCACCCAAAGGGCGCATGCACATGGTGGGCGTAGTCACTGAAGCCATGAAGCTGCGCACCGGCAGCCTGCTGTCCTGGCAGCGCAGCATTTCGGCATCGCCCACGCCATCTCCGGTCACGCTCATGAAGATGATGGACTTTTGTGCCCGCCACGGCATTGCGCCACAGGTGGAACACTTCCCCATGTCCCGCGTCAATGACGCAGTGGCCCATTTGCGCAGTGGTAACGCCCGCTACCGAGTCGTGCTGGATGCGGACTTTGCCTAG
- a CDS encoding GNAT family N-acetyltransferase produces MSSTTTFKVRPATLRDAKAIAELHNSSVREAFKSMLADTPVPVTPLDKRQAYWREAIEYAEPQVQVAMDEDKIVGFVGFDRSRDKGTPPTMGEIWAIYVASSHWDKGVGLALWDAAREGLMEEGCSNVSIWLPIANERAMRFHELAGFKREMNTAKTVQIGAVKIEEMRLKRPLN; encoded by the coding sequence ATGTCCAGTACGACTACTTTCAAGGTTCGCCCCGCTACATTACGTGATGCCAAAGCCATCGCTGAGCTCCACAATTCTTCTGTTCGCGAAGCCTTCAAAAGCATGCTGGCCGATACACCGGTTCCCGTGACCCCCTTGGACAAGCGCCAGGCTTACTGGCGCGAAGCGATCGAGTACGCTGAGCCCCAGGTTCAGGTGGCTATGGACGAGGACAAGATTGTTGGTTTCGTTGGGTTTGACCGTTCCCGTGACAAAGGCACCCCACCCACCATGGGCGAGATTTGGGCCATTTACGTGGCCTCCAGCCACTGGGACAAGGGTGTGGGCCTGGCCCTCTGGGATGCGGCCCGCGAAGGTTTGATGGAAGAAGGTTGCTCCAACGTGAGCATCTGGCTGCCGATTGCCAACGAGCGCGCCATGCGTTTTCACGAGCTCGCCGGTTTCAAGCGCGAAATGAACACGGCCAAGACGGTGCAGATCGGTGCCGTCAAGATTGAGGAAATGCGCCTCAAGCGTCCCCTGAACTAA